CAGAGGTATAAAGCACCTAGGAGATCCAACCTTCATTTTGACTTGATGTGTGTTATGATAAGGATCCATATTTAAGCCCAAATCATACCAACTTTACGAACAAGGTTTTCTTCTCAAAATGTATGAGATTTCTGTTGCAGTGACATTTAATATTGTCCACTGATTTGTGTTAGCCAGTCTTCTTCTAAGTAGGCCAGTCTGGTCTTCCGCTAGTGATCTCTCAGAGACAATCCACTAAAGAATCTGCACTTTGCAAATTCAACCATCTGTCATCCAACAAATTATGTAACTTAGATTCTACTACCTCAATAGTTTTCTGCTGATCATGGGAAAGTATGTGGGAATGTTGGAATCATAGTATATTACACATTGGAGATGATTTGGTTCAACGTCCTCATCTGCCAATCTACAGTAAGGCAAATTAAGGCCAGCTGAGGTGAAGAATGTCAAATAAGGCATTTGTCAAAGGAATTTACAACCTAATTGAAGATCTAAGATACGAAAACAAATAAACGTGTGAAGTGGGGAGTAAGTCAGTGGAAAAAATGACTTCCATGAGTGTCATAGTGTGAAATCCCATTGAACCAGATCCCTCCCTCCAGAAACCACTGTTATTTTGTCAGTCTTCTGATTTCTCCTTTCCTGTTTCATCTTATTTTAAAGTGTATCATTCTTGTGAAAATGATTGAAGACGGAGGTGATTTTCCTTAAATGGAACATTTAACAAAAAATAGCAACTGAGTGGATCTTTCCTTCTGGTGAATTTATACTTTGACAACGTTGGCACAACTTTGAGAATAGAGActgtttaagaaacaaaaacaaaaacaaaaacaaaaactccataGGGTAATACAACCTTTCAAAACTCACCATagagttattaaaaataatgaaaagggtTTCATCTTATTCCATTCTGGCTATCATCTCACTTGTTCAATAAAATCTGAATTATATCAATAGATAAGGCAAATATATCTGAGATGCATACAGTCATATGCAACATTCATTTATAAGTAGCCATGTCTTTGGTGACTTTATTCAATAGAAAATGATCCAATTAATTATTTGAGTTGCATGTTCTGAAATTAGTAATTAAAAATCACATCATGTTATGCATATTATTtaaaaccaaagggaaaaaacaagTAGAAGAATTTTGCCCCTGAAACTATACATGAATTGTTACTTGGACTGATCATACATAATTCATGTAAGATTTTGCATTCCAGGACCCAGTGAAATAAAATGTGATCATCTTATGACAAAAATGACAAGTCAATGAGTCAAAAACATGATTACTTTCATAAGGGCAGGAACACTTAATGGACAAGCAAATACCAAACCGATTAGAGAATCTTAGTGGAAAAGGGTAGCATAAACAAAAAAGAGAGGAAGCCTTCTGGTTGGACCAACACCCAATGAGGAGAGTATATAAGAGCCCCAAAGTGAGAGGAGACATTTGCATCTTAGAAACCTCATCTTTCTCTACAAGAAATTGAAAGCAAACCAGATTCCCGGGGCCATGGCTTGCTGTGTTTCCCACGACGGCTGCAGCGTTCGCACCGGCCCCGCCACCACCATCTGCTCCTTTGATAAGTCCTGCCGGTGTGGAGTCTGCCTGCCCAGCACCTGCCCACACACAGTTTGGTTACTGGAGCCAACCTGCTGTGACAActgccccccaccctgccacaTTCCTCAGCCCTGTGTGCCCACCTGCTTCCTGCTCAActcctcccagcccaccccaTGCCTGGAGACCCTCAACCTCACAACCTACACTCAGCCCTGCTCTGAGCCCTGCATCCCAAGATGCTGCTGACCGATGACTGCTTCGCTCAGTGCCTGACAATGAAGAACTCTGAAGTAGCTGCTTAGCATTCACTTGCCTCTGTAGTTCATCAGATATTGAGGCAGGCCGAAAGGCCCAGACATGGAAAACCTACCTTTCATGTTAATGGAAAGAGTATCAAGAAATTTTTTACAGTTATTTGGCTGAGTAACCATTTGGTTAATTTGGACAGATGAATGTCACctattattaaaatactattgaAATCTTTCAGACCTCAGACTGTGTATTCTTAGTTGTGTTGCTGCTTGGATCCCATTTCTTGTACTGGGTATTttcatagaaggaaaaaaatgcgtTGATGGGTTTTCCAATAAACTTTATGTCTGTGGCAAGATGTATTCGTGGTTTATGTTAGAGGCTTTGGTGTATTTCTCTCACATAAAAAAGGTAACGATAAgacagacattttatttttaaaaaataatctcttaGAGGAATGATGGGAACTGACCTACTAACAGAACGTGCTAACTTTAAATTGGTTATCTTTTATGTTCaccttctctccacttcctcagacACATACAAGTTGGGGGTGAGTCAACATTCATTTACCTGCACTTTGCCAGGTAAATCACATGTGTTAACTCATGCAGCCTTTAAAACAGCAtaacaaaggaggaaaatgaagcttTAAGAGTTACACAACATTCTCAAagtcac
This is a stretch of genomic DNA from Camelus bactrianus isolate YW-2024 breed Bactrian camel chromosome 16, ASM4877302v1, whole genome shotgun sequence. It encodes these proteins:
- the LOC105073223 gene encoding keratin-associated protein 3-3 — translated: MACCVSHDGCSVRTGPATTICSFDKSCRCGVCLPSTCPHTVWLLEPTCCDNCPPPCHIPQPCVPTCFLLNSSQPTPCLETLNLTTYTQPCSEPCIPRCC